The proteins below are encoded in one region of Ostrea edulis chromosome 3, xbOstEdul1.1, whole genome shotgun sequence:
- the LOC125675951 gene encoding uncharacterized protein LOC125675951 yields MEQDSSIDRVTRALSTLKSDLMEMRNQDVKLMRQLISINTTIGSLTNKRSKNAVLRSASFGSMKRPNLQRVNNKSNTDIICNLKNPLVRHRSAPLVAELRRSEAFDHSFEDSVEELSGSPFESESDLESLSVSTTSLPPDEERKCPLSYLRPLPEEDDMDERKYYGILMKNIKLWKYSQESVDSSCSSDSSLCEV; encoded by the exons ATGGAACAAGACTCATCCATTGACAGAGTAACGCGTGCTCTGTCCACGCTCAAATCAGACTTG ATGGAGATGAGAAATCAGGATGTTAAGTTAATGAGGCAGCTGATTTCAATCAACACCACCATTGGAAGTCTTACCAACAAACGAAGTAAGAATGCCGTGCTAAGGAGCGCTAGTTTTGGGTCCATGAAGCGCCCCAATCTGCAAAGAGTCAACAACAAAAGCAACACTGATATCATCTGTAATCTGAAGAATCCGCTGGTCAGACATAGAAGCGCTCCTCTTGTGGCCGAGCTGAGGCGGAGTGAGGCATTTGACCATAGTTTTGAAG aCTCTGTAGAGGAGTTGTCTGGTTCACCTTTTGAATCTGAGAGCGACCTGGAATCCTTGTCTGTGTCCACAACCTCCCTGCCCCCTGACGAGGAGAGAAAATGCCCACTGTCTTACTTAAGACCCCTCCCCGAAGAAGACGATATGGACGAAAGGAAATATTATGGAATTCTGATGAAGAATATCAAATTGTGGAAATATTCTCAGGAATCTGTTGATAGCTCGTGTAGTTCTGACAGCTCGTTATGTGAAGTTTAG
- the LOC125675952 gene encoding uncharacterized protein LOC125675952, producing the protein MSTERINLALATLRNEMNEIRSQDVTIMKQLISLNSTLKEMNKFSTKTRLNRNSSRRSLEPLSRKSSMDSLLSASTDSLNSTNSDDSNISMTSRILPSAVMTLPNNETELSESQYRGILMTNIKLWKLSQNDDTSSIYNFSDQEGDV; encoded by the exons ATGTCAACTGAAAGAATTAACCTCGCTTTGGCTACCCTAAGAAATGAAATG AACGAAATAAGAAGTCAGGATGTAACGATTATGAAACAGTTGATTAGTCTGAACAGCACGTTGAAAGAAATGAACAAATTCTCAACAAAGACTCGCCTCAATAGAAACTCTAGTCGACGTTCCTTGGAACCTTTATCGAGAAAATCAAGCATGGATTCTCTGCTTTCCGCTTCCACTGACAGTCTCAACTCCACCAATTCTGATGACAGCAATATTTCTATGACGTCACGTATTTTACCGTCTGCTGTTATGACTCTACCTAATAACGAGACTGAACTTTCCGAAAGCCAGTATCGCGGAATCCTGATGACAAACATCAAGCTCTGGAAGCTCTCTCAGAATGACGACACTTCATCCATCTATAATTTTTCTGATCAAGAGGGGGATGTGTGA
- the LOC125675953 gene encoding uncharacterized protein LOC125675953 yields MEYTANTLNEVDAIKSDLTLIKHQDEILMQNLLQISKTIQKAASACRPVPRLVLGRTYICRHGHTNCLGHHGPESHIPLKKTRTTQRNVSESLKNLKDITSSIEDMSFSDVSDFSSSDTD; encoded by the exons ATGGAGTACACTGCGAACACGCTGAATGAAGTTGATGCTATCAAAAGTGATCTG ACTCTCATCAAACATCAGGACGAGATCTTGATGCAGAACCTTTTACAGATCAGCAAGACCATCCAAAAAGCAGCCTCTGCCTGTAGACCAGTTCCACGACTAGTCTTAGGTCGAACATACATCTGCAGGCACGGCCACACTAACTGTCTAGGACACCATGGACCGGAGAGCCACATTCCTCTCAAGAAAACAAGAACCACACAACGGAATGTGTCCGAGTCTCTGAAAAATCTTAAAG ACATCACAAGCTCGATCGAGGATATGAGTTTCAGTGACGTTTCAGATTTCTCATCGTCGGATACTGACTGA